In Blastopirellula sp. J2-11, a single genomic region encodes these proteins:
- a CDS encoding DUF1552 domain-containing protein → MSNFNMNRWHVNRRQLLRGAGVSLALPLLNAMELPTLYAASRPASSQPKRSVFLYIPNGVNTLTWQIQQAGADYQFSDPMKSLERHRNDVTPISGLHHPMVLGKHHNCDKVWLTGANVPSDGGAFRNTVSADQLMAEVQGPSTRFASVELAIEGHSLAWSKDGIPIPAERNTRVIFNRLFGVEKQSKSEVRRRLNRRGSILDAVAEDASRVQRKLGTEDRSKLEEYLTAVRQVEVRTTRAESWLDVPKPTIQPQEEARLTRKLDMSQVTEYYRLFFDLMVLALRTDSTRVITCMICSESNGGAIPDIGISQTRHGLSHHNGDPEQLRRLTATDTFLVEQYSYFLDQLKSHYDDDQPLLDTTQVLWGSGMAYGHSHGNANLPTILAGGKALGLKHGQHVDFNLPKIGQYDVTNTDGHYRICSRPVDGNARLSNLLLTMLQRMDVEVEQFQDSVGPISEIVT, encoded by the coding sequence ATGAGCAATTTCAACATGAATCGATGGCACGTCAATCGCCGCCAATTGCTGCGAGGCGCCGGCGTCTCCCTGGCCTTGCCGTTGCTCAACGCGATGGAACTTCCGACGTTATACGCAGCGTCGCGCCCCGCGTCATCCCAACCGAAGCGGAGCGTCTTCCTCTACATTCCCAACGGCGTGAACACGCTGACCTGGCAAATCCAACAAGCAGGCGCCGATTACCAATTCAGCGATCCTATGAAGTCGCTCGAACGGCATCGGAACGATGTGACGCCGATCAGCGGCCTACATCACCCGATGGTGCTCGGCAAGCATCATAACTGCGACAAGGTTTGGCTGACCGGAGCGAACGTGCCGTCGGACGGCGGAGCCTTTCGCAATACGGTTTCGGCCGACCAACTGATGGCCGAAGTCCAAGGGCCGTCAACTCGCTTCGCTTCCGTTGAACTCGCGATTGAAGGGCACTCGCTGGCCTGGTCCAAAGATGGCATTCCGATCCCGGCCGAACGCAATACGCGTGTGATCTTCAACCGCTTGTTCGGCGTAGAAAAACAGAGCAAAAGTGAAGTGCGCCGACGGCTGAATCGACGAGGCAGCATTTTGGATGCAGTCGCCGAGGATGCGAGTCGCGTCCAGCGTAAACTCGGAACCGAGGACCGCTCGAAGCTTGAGGAGTACTTGACTGCCGTTCGCCAAGTTGAAGTTCGTACGACGCGGGCCGAATCTTGGCTGGACGTGCCTAAACCGACGATCCAGCCGCAAGAGGAAGCTCGCCTGACGCGGAAGCTGGACATGAGCCAAGTCACCGAATACTACCGTCTGTTCTTCGATCTGATGGTTCTCGCTCTGCGAACCGATTCGACCCGGGTTATTACCTGCATGATTTGCAGCGAATCAAACGGCGGAGCGATTCCCGACATCGGCATCTCGCAAACACGGCACGGACTCTCTCACCACAACGGCGATCCAGAGCAACTGCGACGCTTGACGGCGACCGATACGTTCCTGGTCGAACAGTACAGCTACTTCCTCGATCAATTGAAGTCGCATTACGACGATGATCAGCCGTTACTGGATACGACGCAAGTTCTCTGGGGAAGCGGCATGGCCTATGGACATAGTCACGGTAACGCCAACTTGCCGACGATTCTGGCCGGCGGCAAGGCCTTGGGTCTGAAGCATGGCCAGCATGTCGACTTCAATCTGCCGAAGATCGGCCAGTATGACGTCACCAATACCGACGGCCATTATCGAATCTGTTCTCGTCCAGTTGACGGAAACGCGCGTCTGAGCAATCTGCTGCTGACCATGTTGCAGCGGATGGATGTCGAGGTCGAACAGTTTCAAGACAGCGTCGGACCGATTTCCGAGATCGTTACGTAA
- a CDS encoding DUF1592 domain-containing protein, translating to MAHGWISPVGAVEPEAADHFEKKIRPVLAHYCAACHDPDDPSNHVEFLKANTTADLQHLRGIWGSAAAQLRNRTMPPPDEEQPSEQQRLELANWIDDHLRATACELGPYAGNVTTRRLNRLEYENTIRDLIGPQLGYDETFPTDGGGGEGFNNNGETLFLPPMLMERYVEAAQEILDAAIITPPLRAEFTADQLLPLGESQDDQARTLKSGHELSAGAVIYVAGDYELSADVRNPSKSDLTLVLKLDGLPADRFQLSSQDKKQSVNTTVRLNRGFHAIALHNPQDQPDLQLLRLQVKELGIHRPQDAQQFHDQIFAAQDGKYEKSRDAAEKLLRRFAARAFRHPVSADDLAPFLALYDRAADRADPYEERVKLALKGILVSPYFLFRMEETPKSPELERIDDFALATRLSYFLWSSMPDERLFDLARQQKLHETPVLQAEVQRMLQDEKADSFFDTFTGQWLGTKEVGGSVAPINGQFKGIYSSELAADFRAEAIQLTTYIVRENRSILEFLDADYCFLNDRLAKHYDLPQVEGHELRKVDVSNGQRGGLLGLGGVHMVTSYPQRSSPVLRGAWVLETLLGTPVPSPPADIPALPKKVSAKSAKTFRQQLEKHRDNASCAACHDLLDPIGFGLDNFDLLGRWRDKTENGQAVDASGVLPSGEKFAGPAELKTILLARKQEFARHLSRKVLGYALGRSLEDPDSCTIEALVTSLEENDFRMQTLIEQIVLSTPFRYRQRMAAADPSSP from the coding sequence TTGGCGCACGGCTGGATCTCCCCTGTCGGCGCTGTAGAGCCTGAGGCTGCAGACCACTTCGAGAAGAAGATCCGTCCAGTCCTGGCCCACTACTGCGCCGCGTGTCATGATCCTGATGATCCGAGCAACCACGTCGAGTTTCTGAAAGCGAACACGACGGCCGACCTTCAACATCTGCGCGGTATCTGGGGAAGCGCCGCTGCACAGCTTCGCAATCGTACGATGCCTCCCCCGGATGAAGAACAACCAAGCGAACAGCAGCGGCTGGAACTGGCGAATTGGATTGACGACCATTTACGGGCCACGGCTTGCGAACTTGGTCCGTATGCCGGCAACGTGACGACGCGGCGGCTGAATCGTTTGGAATATGAGAACACGATTCGCGATCTTATCGGCCCGCAGCTTGGATACGACGAAACGTTTCCGACCGATGGCGGCGGCGGCGAAGGATTTAATAACAACGGCGAAACGCTTTTCTTACCGCCGATGCTGATGGAACGCTACGTCGAAGCGGCCCAAGAGATTCTGGACGCCGCGATCATCACGCCGCCGTTGCGAGCAGAATTCACCGCTGACCAGTTATTACCGCTCGGCGAATCGCAGGACGATCAGGCACGCACCTTGAAGTCTGGGCACGAGCTATCGGCAGGCGCCGTCATCTATGTCGCCGGCGATTACGAGTTGTCCGCCGACGTTCGCAATCCGTCGAAGTCGGATTTGACCTTGGTCTTAAAACTCGATGGACTACCTGCCGACCGTTTCCAGCTGAGTTCTCAAGATAAAAAACAATCAGTCAACACCACTGTGCGACTGAATCGTGGTTTTCATGCGATCGCTCTCCATAACCCCCAGGATCAGCCGGATCTCCAGCTACTGCGATTGCAGGTAAAGGAATTGGGCATCCATCGTCCCCAAGACGCTCAACAATTCCATGATCAAATCTTCGCCGCGCAAGATGGCAAGTACGAAAAGAGCCGAGACGCAGCCGAGAAACTTCTCCGTCGATTCGCCGCTCGCGCTTTTCGTCATCCAGTGAGCGCTGACGACCTGGCGCCGTTTCTGGCTTTGTACGATCGTGCCGCTGACCGAGCGGATCCCTACGAGGAGCGCGTGAAGCTGGCCCTGAAAGGAATACTCGTCTCGCCCTATTTTCTCTTTCGCATGGAAGAGACGCCGAAGTCCCCAGAACTAGAGCGCATCGACGACTTCGCTTTGGCGACGCGACTGTCGTACTTTCTTTGGTCGAGCATGCCGGATGAGCGGCTGTTTGACTTGGCTCGTCAACAAAAGCTTCATGAAACGCCGGTGTTGCAAGCGGAAGTCCAGCGTATGCTGCAGGACGAGAAAGCCGATTCCTTCTTCGATACGTTTACCGGACAGTGGCTCGGCACGAAGGAAGTCGGGGGAAGCGTCGCCCCCATCAACGGCCAGTTCAAAGGCATTTACTCCAGCGAACTCGCGGCGGACTTTCGCGCCGAAGCAATCCAGCTAACGACGTACATCGTACGAGAGAACCGTTCGATCCTTGAGTTTCTCGACGCCGATTATTGTTTCCTCAACGATCGTCTCGCGAAGCACTATGACCTGCCGCAAGTCGAGGGGCATGAACTTCGCAAAGTGGATGTGTCCAACGGTCAACGCGGCGGACTATTAGGGCTCGGCGGCGTTCACATGGTGACCTCCTACCCGCAACGTTCGAGCCCGGTCCTGCGCGGCGCTTGGGTCCTGGAAACGTTGCTCGGCACGCCGGTGCCTAGCCCACCAGCCGATATTCCAGCTCTTCCGAAGAAGGTGAGCGCCAAAAGCGCGAAGACGTTCCGTCAGCAGTTGGAAAAGCATCGCGACAACGCTTCGTGCGCCGCTTGTCATGACCTGCTCGACCCTATTGGTTTCGGCCTGGACAATTTCGATCTGCTCGGACGCTGGCGCGATAAAACCGAGAACGGCCAAGCGGTCGATGCGAGCGGCGTGTTGCCTTCGGGAGAAAAATTCGCCGGGCCAGCCGAACTGAAAACGATTCTGCTGGCGAGAAAACAGGAATTCGCTCGTCATTTGAGCCGTAAGGTCTTAGGCTATGCGTTAGGACGGAGCTTGGAAGATCCTGATAGTTGCACCATTGAAGCGCTGGTCACGTCGCTGGAAGAGAACGACTTCCGCATGCAGACGTTGATAGAACAAATCGTCCTCAGCACGCCGTTTCGGTATCGCCAACGGATGGCCGCCGCCGATCCTTCCTCTCCCTAA
- a CDS encoding sigma-70 family RNA polymerase sigma factor, giving the protein MDQQKHQRFAELFVRNEAAVYRYIVSLIPNRADADELFQQTNLTLWTIWDRYDPDREFLSWAFGIARNEFRNFIRRRKNRHCELTDDVIAELTERRLREQEHLVEQQETLNDCLEKLPSKQRDLIHLCYGSEASMKVVAKQRGQSPDALYKALQRIRDLLYDCVQRNLVLASRS; this is encoded by the coding sequence GTGGATCAGCAAAAGCATCAAAGGTTTGCGGAACTGTTCGTCCGCAACGAGGCGGCCGTCTATCGCTACATCGTTAGCCTGATTCCCAATCGCGCCGATGCCGACGAGTTGTTCCAACAAACCAACCTCACGCTATGGACCATTTGGGATCGTTACGATCCTGATCGAGAATTTTTGTCGTGGGCGTTTGGCATCGCGCGAAATGAATTTCGGAATTTCATCCGACGAAGAAAAAATAGGCATTGTGAGTTGACTGACGATGTGATCGCCGAACTGACCGAACGGCGTCTTCGTGAACAAGAACATTTAGTAGAACAGCAAGAAACGCTGAACGACTGCCTGGAAAAGCTGCCGTCGAAACAGCGTGATCTCATTCACCTTTGTTATGGAAGCGAGGCGTCCATGAAGGTTGTCGCGAAACAGCGGGGACAATCCCCCGATGCGCTCTACAAAGCTTTACAGCGTATTCGCGACCTGTTGTACGATTGCGTCCAACGGAACCTCGTCTTGGCAAGTCGATCATGA
- a CDS encoding DUF1592 domain-containing protein, whose amino-acid sequence MTRKTAIAFLTALSLLTIGRSLAAAAPNFKQDIAPYLQANCIHCHGPKTQEGEFRIDTLSPNIGYESTPQWAEIMQRITSGEMPPEDAENLPSAQESAQIVEWLAARIEEGEAARMAQRGRVTYNRLTRDEYVNTVRDLIGVHFDATDPGGFPADPQWRGIQRIGSILTLAPSNIEKYLLAAETILSEAYPQKEAEFIDVTRRAVPDGRISKEHKERLSKLGQLDKVRYEMWAGDLYRDSNFKRLPAPGIYEMSIKLSGLKPEGGRAPRLYVYENSLDRVLFEHDIIAPEEEPITVTFRAHLPAGNPSVHIINEIPGLSTNFRSGRHGGRPFVSIKDGRLPWQMKLTDGAGKPLHPFLILDSISWRGPFITEQEQRRREEYWPAEEGNLHHVREGLRNLAQRAFRRPVSELEIDTYMRIVQAELDAGEQFSDAVKAGMLTILCSKSFLYIAEGDEAKVRHTLNDWEIASRLSYLFWSTMPDDELFQLAEARKLQDKAELRRQVKRMLADPKADRFCESFPQQWLQLDKVGMFPPDKQLYPDYDLSLEQSMAQETKHFFREVLHEGLTLHEFIHSDWTMVNSRLAQFYELPDSVGHDFERVTLQPDAHRGGLLSQAAILSLTSDGTRHRPVHRGKYILETFFGKSPPPPPANVDPIPTNPVDSPKSTLRQKLQAHVHDATCASCHRKIDPLGLAFENFDAIGHWRTQESVRGSGEDPAVDPSGQLADGRSFQTPAEFKHLMLQDIDKFNAAFIEKLATYGMRRAMTFEDREDLETIAAVSRASDYRLREILEAFVLSDLFQKR is encoded by the coding sequence ATGACACGCAAAACTGCGATTGCTTTCCTGACTGCACTATCTCTGCTGACTATAGGTAGATCATTGGCCGCCGCAGCGCCAAACTTCAAGCAGGATATCGCGCCTTACCTCCAAGCCAATTGCATCCACTGTCATGGACCGAAAACGCAAGAGGGCGAGTTCCGTATCGACACGCTTTCGCCCAACATCGGGTACGAAAGCACTCCGCAATGGGCCGAGATCATGCAGCGAATCACATCGGGAGAAATGCCGCCTGAAGATGCGGAAAATCTGCCGTCGGCTCAAGAAAGCGCCCAGATTGTCGAGTGGCTAGCAGCACGAATCGAAGAAGGAGAAGCGGCTCGCATGGCGCAACGGGGCCGCGTCACTTACAACCGTCTGACGCGGGACGAGTATGTGAACACGGTTCGCGACTTAATCGGCGTCCACTTTGACGCGACCGATCCCGGCGGCTTTCCAGCAGACCCGCAGTGGCGCGGCATCCAACGCATCGGTTCGATCCTGACGCTCGCGCCGTCCAATATCGAAAAATATCTCCTCGCCGCCGAAACGATTCTGAGCGAAGCCTATCCCCAGAAAGAAGCGGAGTTTATTGACGTGACTCGTCGCGCCGTACCTGACGGACGGATCAGCAAAGAGCACAAAGAGCGACTAAGCAAGCTTGGACAGCTTGACAAAGTTCGCTACGAGATGTGGGCAGGAGATCTCTATCGCGACTCCAACTTCAAACGTCTTCCTGCGCCCGGCATCTACGAAATGAGTATCAAGCTCAGCGGGCTGAAGCCGGAAGGAGGGCGCGCACCGCGACTGTATGTATACGAGAATTCGCTCGATCGCGTTCTCTTCGAGCACGATATTATTGCACCGGAAGAAGAGCCGATCACGGTGACCTTCCGCGCTCACCTGCCTGCAGGAAATCCTAGCGTTCATATCATCAACGAAATTCCGGGCTTGTCCACGAACTTTCGTTCAGGTCGACACGGCGGCAGGCCCTTTGTCAGCATCAAAGATGGCCGCTTACCGTGGCAGATGAAGCTGACCGACGGCGCAGGAAAACCGCTGCATCCATTCCTGATTCTCGATTCCATTTCGTGGCGCGGTCCCTTCATTACCGAGCAGGAGCAGCGCCGCCGCGAAGAGTATTGGCCTGCCGAAGAAGGTAATCTGCATCACGTTCGTGAAGGTCTGCGCAACCTAGCTCAGCGGGCCTTCCGGCGGCCGGTGTCTGAGTTAGAGATCGATACGTACATGAGGATCGTCCAGGCCGAGCTCGACGCCGGTGAACAGTTTTCGGATGCCGTCAAAGCCGGCATGTTAACCATCCTATGCTCAAAAAGCTTTCTGTATATCGCCGAAGGAGATGAAGCCAAGGTTCGACATACGTTAAACGACTGGGAAATCGCTTCTCGCCTTTCCTACTTATTCTGGAGCACGATGCCGGATGACGAGCTGTTTCAGCTGGCCGAAGCGAGAAAGCTGCAAGATAAAGCAGAGCTTCGTCGCCAGGTAAAACGCATGCTAGCCGATCCCAAGGCGGACCGTTTCTGCGAGTCATTCCCTCAGCAGTGGCTTCAGCTTGACAAAGTCGGCATGTTTCCGCCTGACAAGCAACTCTACCCGGACTACGATCTGTCGTTAGAGCAAAGCATGGCTCAGGAGACGAAGCACTTTTTCCGGGAAGTGCTGCACGAGGGACTGACGCTTCACGAGTTCATCCACTCCGATTGGACGATGGTCAACTCACGTCTGGCTCAGTTTTACGAGTTGCCAGATTCGGTCGGTCACGATTTCGAACGAGTCACGTTGCAACCCGACGCCCATCGCGGCGGACTATTGAGCCAAGCCGCGATCCTTTCGTTGACATCAGACGGAACGCGCCATCGTCCAGTCCATCGGGGAAAGTACATCCTGGAAACGTTCTTCGGAAAATCGCCCCCTCCGCCGCCGGCCAATGTCGATCCAATTCCGACCAACCCGGTCGATTCTCCCAAGTCGACTCTGCGTCAAAAGCTGCAAGCCCATGTGCACGACGCGACCTGTGCTAGTTGCCATCGCAAGATCGATCCGCTTGGCCTTGCTTTTGAGAACTTCGACGCCATCGGTCATTGGCGAACCCAGGAAAGCGTGCGCGGATCTGGCGAAGACCCCGCAGTGGATCCGTCTGGACAATTGGCCGATGGGCGCAGCTTTCAAACGCCTGCCGAGTTTAAACATTTAATGCTGCAAGATATCGATAAGTTCAACGCAGCGTTCATTGAAAAGCTAGCGACCTACGGAATGAGGCGCGCGATGACCTTCGAAGACCGTGAAGATCTAGAAACGATCGCCGCAGTCAGCCGTGCGAGCGACTATCGCTTGCGAGAGATCCTCGAAGCGTTCGTCCTGTCCGACTTGTTCCAAAAGCGTTAA
- a CDS encoding DUF1559 domain-containing protein: MSRSSSHPKRPGFTLVELLVVIAIIGVLIALLLPAVQQAREAARRIQCSNNLKQMGLALHNYHDTHLVFPPMFIYTSPYEDTRSIGGGTGQLTMDTTRKTAWGWCAFLLPFHEQGALYELGGIGEGTYPAESAAACATVVSSFLCPSSSADAQVSGIEHGRNFFAEKIDDDDFLATASYVASHDNTAGREKDEIGQEIGGFGLNSKTRFAKIGDGSSNTIAVGERSYGKTAAYSANRTVPTWIGTCSADTNNEDFMFDIGGSCYYPINFSGGTDNDRGKTFGSQHPGGAQFVFFDGSVNFIPETIDLNTNTSVNSVFEYLIGIEDGHAIPAF; this comes from the coding sequence ATGTCTCGCTCATCATCGCATCCCAAGCGTCCAGGCTTCACGCTGGTAGAACTACTAGTTGTGATCGCCATTATCGGCGTTTTGATCGCCCTGTTATTGCCTGCAGTACAACAAGCGCGCGAAGCGGCTCGCCGAATTCAGTGTTCCAACAACCTTAAGCAGATGGGACTGGCGCTGCACAATTATCACGATACCCATCTCGTGTTCCCGCCGATGTTTATCTACACGTCTCCCTATGAAGACACCCGCTCGATAGGCGGTGGGACCGGTCAGTTGACGATGGACACAACTCGTAAGACAGCGTGGGGTTGGTGCGCTTTTTTGTTGCCTTTCCACGAGCAGGGCGCTTTATACGAACTCGGCGGAATCGGCGAAGGGACCTATCCGGCGGAATCGGCCGCCGCTTGCGCAACGGTTGTTTCCAGTTTTCTCTGTCCCAGTAGTTCGGCTGACGCACAGGTGAGTGGGATTGAGCATGGTCGCAATTTTTTCGCCGAGAAGATTGATGATGACGACTTTCTCGCAACTGCCAGCTATGTTGCTTCGCACGACAATACGGCCGGTCGCGAAAAAGATGAAATCGGCCAAGAGATCGGCGGATTTGGGCTCAACAGCAAAACCCGATTCGCGAAAATTGGGGACGGCTCTAGCAACACGATTGCCGTTGGCGAGCGTTCCTACGGAAAGACGGCAGCCTATTCCGCGAATCGAACCGTGCCGACCTGGATCGGAACATGCAGCGCCGATACGAACAATGAAGACTTTATGTTTGACATCGGCGGCTCCTGCTACTATCCGATCAACTTCAGCGGCGGTACAGACAATGATCGCGGCAAGACGTTTGGCAGCCAACATCCCGGCGGCGCCCAGTTCGTCTTCTTCGATGGGTCGGTCAATTTTATCCCCGAAACGATCGACTTAAACACCAACACATCGGTGAATAGCGTGTTTGAGTATCTGATTGGGATCGAAGATGGTCACGCGATTCCGGCGTTCTAA
- a CDS encoding FecR domain-containing protein yields MSKFNPHSSDELMSLARGYCDERLDAAQVRRLEELLRENPENQRRFIGYLDLHARLCWEARSGEPILAEPHEPKLTAPPSSALPRAVWFSAAIALTLLMGFVGWTFRIHPTAPPMQAIGLATVVRAVGRWGDDLETIRPGLKLESGIFELSQGVVELAWPSGVRMILESPARLELVDHQKAILHTGRVVTRVPPSGAGFVIETERVRLVDFGTEFGVSVGLSGSTDVQVYEGAVDAYSHVVNDQVPQDNRLHAGEAYSFDKTSRPLPFAPERFLRTFPQTPPKTKSELAYNHSEIEMIHVRLADQPPVIDGDLADWDLSAAFTTACIEPYAATYHAEGMIRYDDQRIYIAMHIADPAPMASMTDPEKEPDFFWTGGSVVLRVGADNQLGWPLNASKPGTPLQGRQRDPAKDASHQVVHIGMWYSKPKDASQLILQYGIRCDEQVLTSEGWQGAFQRDADGLGYTLEYAIDYELLHASPPQPGDVWPSTLAIHWSDQEGRTCMGRLLDITHQSQTPFRTFDAATWGKLVFDP; encoded by the coding sequence ATGAGCAAATTTAATCCGCACTCTTCCGATGAACTGATGAGCCTCGCTCGCGGCTATTGCGATGAGCGACTGGATGCTGCGCAGGTGCGCCGTCTTGAGGAATTACTTCGGGAGAACCCAGAGAACCAGCGGCGCTTTATCGGTTATCTCGATCTACATGCTCGCCTTTGCTGGGAGGCGCGTAGCGGCGAGCCGATTCTCGCAGAGCCTCATGAGCCGAAACTGACGGCGCCTCCTTCATCCGCGCTTCCCCGAGCAGTCTGGTTCTCGGCGGCCATCGCGCTAACGCTGTTGATGGGCTTCGTTGGGTGGACGTTTCGCATCCATCCCACAGCGCCTCCGATGCAAGCGATCGGCTTGGCGACCGTTGTTCGCGCCGTCGGACGCTGGGGAGACGATCTAGAAACGATTCGGCCCGGCCTCAAACTCGAAAGTGGGATCTTCGAGTTATCGCAAGGCGTTGTCGAATTGGCGTGGCCTTCTGGGGTTCGCATGATCCTTGAATCGCCGGCTCGCCTGGAACTGGTCGATCATCAAAAAGCAATTTTGCATACGGGACGCGTGGTGACTCGAGTCCCACCGAGCGGAGCCGGTTTTGTGATCGAAACCGAACGCGTTCGCCTAGTCGATTTCGGAACCGAGTTCGGCGTCTCGGTCGGATTGAGCGGTTCGACGGACGTTCAAGTCTACGAAGGAGCGGTTGACGCCTATTCTCACGTGGTCAATGACCAAGTCCCGCAAGACAACCGCTTGCATGCCGGCGAAGCGTATTCGTTCGATAAAACGTCTCGCCCATTGCCATTCGCTCCGGAAAGATTTCTTCGCACCTTTCCCCAAACGCCGCCTAAGACCAAATCCGAACTCGCCTACAATCACAGCGAAATCGAAATGATCCATGTCCGTCTTGCGGACCAACCTCCGGTCATTGACGGCGATCTAGCAGATTGGGATCTATCCGCAGCGTTCACCACCGCGTGTATCGAACCCTATGCGGCGACCTACCACGCGGAAGGAATGATTCGGTATGACGATCAACGGATTTACATCGCGATGCATATTGCAGATCCCGCACCGATGGCCAGCATGACAGATCCAGAGAAAGAGCCGGACTTCTTTTGGACCGGGGGGAGCGTCGTGCTGCGTGTTGGCGCCGACAACCAACTGGGCTGGCCGCTTAATGCGTCAAAACCGGGAACTCCTTTGCAGGGCCGCCAACGCGACCCGGCGAAAGATGCGAGCCATCAAGTCGTTCACATCGGCATGTGGTACTCAAAACCGAAAGACGCGTCGCAATTAATACTGCAATACGGCATCAGGTGTGACGAGCAAGTTCTTACCTCGGAGGGCTGGCAAGGCGCATTCCAACGCGATGCCGACGGCCTTGGCTACACCTTGGAATATGCAATCGACTACGAACTGCTCCATGCCAGTCCGCCTCAGCCCGGCGACGTATGGCCTTCCACATTGGCGATTCACTGGAGCGACCAGGAAGGTCGGACCTGCATGGGACGGCTGCTCGACATCACGCATCAAAGTCAAACTCCTTTTCGAACGTTCGACGCTGCGACCTGGGGCAAACTCGTTTTCGACCCATAA
- a CDS encoding Ig-like domain-containing protein, translating to MKAPIALIVLATIALVGCGPGANSDLGEVKGLVKLDGSPLPNAQVQFQPTQGRPSYGLTDANGVFELQYTGTAAGALIGSHRVLVSTAISQENGQTAPELVPAKYNSKSDLQKEVQPGVNEYEFDLVSR from the coding sequence GTGAAAGCCCCAATCGCACTTATTGTTCTGGCGACGATCGCTCTCGTTGGCTGTGGCCCTGGCGCGAATAGTGACTTGGGGGAAGTCAAAGGACTCGTCAAACTTGATGGGAGTCCGCTTCCTAACGCCCAAGTTCAATTCCAGCCCACGCAAGGTCGTCCGTCCTATGGATTAACCGACGCCAACGGCGTATTTGAGTTGCAATATACGGGAACCGCCGCCGGAGCATTGATCGGCAGTCATCGCGTCTTAGTTTCGACCGCGATCTCGCAAGAAAATGGACAAACGGCGCCAGAATTGGTTCCTGCCAAGTACAATTCCAAATCGGATCTCCAGAAGGAAGTGCAGCCAGGCGTCAATGAATATGAATTTGATTTGGTGAGTCGATAA